The window AGAAATTCAGAATGCCCTCGAGCTGAATACGTCGCTCATCTTCCAACGCCTGCTCAGCCCGCTCGATGATACGGCGGAGTCCCAAGAAATTCGATTCGGCCGTCGCGCCGTTGGCGTTTTGATTGAAGAGATATTGATCCCGCCCGATCTTGTCGTAGCGGTTGGTGACGCCATCGACGACATAAGGATCCACGCCGTAACTGAGGGCCAACGTTATCCCATCTGCGGGCTGATAGGCCAATTCAAGGTAGGAGCAATGGTAGGACTCTTTCAATTCCAAAACCGGATCATCATATTTCGCGATTCGAGTCTCGCAGGAAAGCCGCCAATCCTCATAGATAAATCCTCGAAGCTGCAAAATCGTTTCGAGATACTTGGGTTTGCCGTCAAAGCCTTCCGCGCTGAAGGTTCCTTCATAAATCAAATCGACCTTGTGGTCCTGCTCGAGATGGAATGTTAAATCGGGGTGCCAGACAAAGGCGTCCCGGCCGCCGAGCAGCGTCATCCGGTGGTAGGAAACCTGATGTTCGCCGTTCTCCAACCAGAGATTTCTCGTATCAAACCAGAACTGGCTCTCCCACGGGGCGTCATCAGCATATGAGAAATTGTGGAATTCAAAGGCGATTTTCGTGTCGGCCGCCAGCCCCAGCAGCGGAAAATGAAATCCGGCGCTGTTGAACTCACCGCGCCAGATCGTCACCGAGTTTTCAATGTTATGATGCGGCGGCGTTTCCATCGCCGACATGGCTAGAGCATCAAGGTCATGATCTTGATACTCCATCGACAACCGCCATTTGGCGCCGAAGAATCCCTTATCCCACTGCAGTCCGAGCCACATTCTATTTGAGCTGTCCAGGTCGAAATCCCGGCCTCCGACCGCTGACGTCTCGGTGAAGCGTGAAATCCGGCCTGCCAGCGTGTCCTCTTCAGCGACTGTTTGGAGCACGGCTTTGCTCTTGGAGCCCGAGAAGGTCTCAATCCAAGCCGATCCATGAAGATACTCCAGATCAATTATCAGATTCTCAGCCGCATCGAATTGTATATCTCCGCCCATGAATTGCGCCCGCTCAAAAGTGGCGCCATATTCATAAAGCTCCCCGGTCGTCCGGCTTGCATCGCTCGTGTCGACCTCCATGAAGGCCAGGGAGCCGGGATTAAAACCGCGGTTCAGCCGGTACGAGACGCCCAGACGGATCCTTCCATCGAACATCCGGTCAAGCCGCCGCTTAACCCGCAGCGCGGCGACATCCATTCCATTGTCGGTATCGTTCATCCGGTAATCAAAAACCTTGTCGGTCTTAAATCCAAGCAACCCCCCATCGAGAAAAACGCGGTGTTCCTCCGACCCGAGGGTATTGATTTCAATACCGGGATGATCTGTTCCGCCCGGTTCCGAGTCATCGGAATAGATAAGCTCAAAATCAAATTTGCGGATCTTTTTCTTCGCTTGCACGCCGACCGCGTTGAACCCGTAAGCATGATGATAGATGCCGATATCCCCGATGAGATGGAGGGGATCATCCCAAATCCCGATTTCATCGCCGTCCCAGGCCTTGAGGTAGATGCTGGGATTATTGACTATCAGCGATCCGCGATCGAAGTTGAGCCTGGTTTGATAAAAATCCACATTCTCCGATTCATTATTAATGTTGGTAAGGATATAGGCTTCCATATCCTCATTGACCCTGACCCTGAAACCGAGATCCATATCGAGTTTCGGGCGGTGCAGCTCATAGCGCGCATCGGGCCCTTTGGATTTTTCCGAGAGATAGAGGGCGATGGTCCGCCCCTCGATCCACAGCTTGGGACTCAACGGGGTATTTGATGTCGCCTTCATTGCGATGAGAGCGCCTTCGGATGAGACCGTGATGCCGGAATTTCCATATTCACCGACCGTGACGGGATTCTCCGGATCGGCCATCCACTGTCCATCCACGACGAACTTGTACTCATGCTGCCCGGGTTCAAGCTCGATGACGGCGCTCCAAAGATCGCCGTCTTTCCCCATGGGATTCGCCGTCGCCGACCAATTGTTAAAATCACCGGCGAGGGCCACGGACAGGGCCGCGGGAGCGATATGGGTAAATCGAATGCCGTCGCCTGTGGATTCCACCGCGGCGTGACCCGGTGCGATCGATAGTGCAAAACTGATCATGAGCAAAATCGTGCGGCCCAAATTCCCTATTCCAAGACGCCGCCCGGCGCATTCCGTCCGATGGCAAGTTCCTGCTTCCATTAGAAGTACCCCTTGATGATCAGTTTGACCAAATCCTGATTATCCCCGCTCCCCGCCAGATCGTTGTCATCTACGGGATCGGGAGTATCTCCAATCCAATTGGGACCATACTCAAGGAAGATATCCATATTCCCCCGCGGCCTATACTGAAGCTGGGTAAACAATCCCTTTCGCAAACGAGCCGGATCATTTCCGAAGGCGTAGCGGCCGTATAGCTTTAACTTATCCGTCAGGTTGACCGACGTTTCCAATGACCCCAGTTCCTTCCGGCGGGAAGATCCGAGATTTTTGATCTTTCCCTGGACGCGCATCCAGGCCAGAGAGCTCTCAACCTGAATTTCAGCGAATAAGTCTTTATTGGTAGTGATATCCGTATATCGCGGATCGCCATAATCCCGAGTCTTTCGATTCGAGTACGACATCTTCGACGTGAAGCCGTTTTCATATTCCGTGTAGATCTCGCCATAGAATTCCGTATAATGCTTCTTATCGAACTCGCGGTTTACGGTGCTTGTATAATTCAGCGATAAAGTGACGGCTCTCTGCGGAATCAAATACCATGTATTGATCCAGACACCCTGCTCGTCTTTCTTTCCATCTCCGAGCGGATTGACAAAACCAGGACCGTAATACCAGAAAGTGGGTACAATATTGTAATAACCGAGGGCCGGGCTTCCGAAGCGAATGGACCGAATCTCGCCCCGCAACACTGCGTCGGGCGGCAGCCAGTTTTCCATATGTTTCAAGTTCATGCGCCGCAGATGCCACACACCGTACATGTGCTCGGGCGTGTTTTTAGACTGGGATTCGGCGTATTCGAGCAGAATATCGGTGTTGCGCCAGGTATAACGCAGATCGCCGGCCATGACGCCCTGGTAGGCGTCGGGATCGGCATCCTGCCCTTCCATCCTCCTGTTGAATGTCAGTCCGGCCCGCAAATCATTATTGAAGAACAACCGTCTCAAGCGCGCCACATAGGCGTCGTCGGTGCCGACCGGCGCTCCCGCTTGGGATCCGGCGCCCGGGTTCGACTGCCCGCTATAGTCACTGGCGATAAATGTGAAATTTGTTCCCTTCAAGCCCCAGATGTCGAATCTCGCGCCCTGGGCGTTGTCTGAATCCTTCAGCTTGTCGGATTGAACAACTTGGATAAGATGATTCTCAACCCAGTACCGGTCTTGGCGTTGAAAAAGGTACACATCGCCGCCGTAGCCATCCCGGTCGAGGCGGTAGCGGACATGACTCTCCCGGTATTGAAAGACGGGGTTCTCCCATTCATTGGATCCGGGATTCCAATCCGCCTCGAATTTGACAAAAGCCTCGGTATTGGGGAAGGGCGCGGAGAAGATGCGGAAATTCACGCCGTTCCATGTGTCGCCGTTGTTTGCATCGTAATCCCACGGGAAAGAGCGATACTGTTTGCGGGAGTCGATCATGATTTGGTACTCGCCTTCAACTTTTGTCAAAGCTAAGACGGCGGGTGCGGCCGTCATAAGAAGCAGGGCCGCCAGCAGGATGATTGCCGGCCCGTTGATCGGCGAATTCCCGAATCTCTTATATCGCTTTAATCTTCTCACCATCGGCTCCCCCCAAAGGGGATGCGCAGGGAGACTTCATAAGAGGCTCCCAACTCGTTGTGCGTTTCAAAGGCGACATCCACCAGGTAACGTCCCGTTTTCAAACCGGCTCCTCCGGAGAACCGATTTATAGAGAACCCGGTTCTCAGACCGAAAACATCGTAAAACCAGACTTCCCCGCCCGCATGCAGCGTCCATTCTCCCGAGGCTTCCCGCGTATACGCGCCGGTAACGGTTGAAGAAGGATTCCAGCGGTAAGCGACACCGAGATCCTGTGTATGGTAGAGAATGGTTCCGCCGCCCGAACCGGCAAAATTAAAGCGGGGTTCTCCCAGGTTGCGGGCGACATAACTCAAGGAGAGACGGCGGCCGACACTAAGCAGTGTCCCGATATCCCCGGTAAAATGCACCTCCTGGCCATAATCCTTTTCGAGCTGGGAATCATATCCGACATGCGCGAGCTTTAAATTTCCACCGACCGAGCAGGCATATCTGCCGCCCGGGGCCAGAAGATCCCTCGCCAGGCCGAGCGTGATCAGATTCTCTCCCATCACGCCGCTGATCCCCGTGTGATGCCACGAGAGTCCGACTGAGACGTCATTCCGCGGCAGGGCAAAACCCATATAGCTCGATTGAAGGTTGGAGATGGCATAGGGCTTGGCATACATGAGGAGGATGTCACCCCGCTGCAGCGTCACCAATGCCGCGGGATTCCAATACGCCGCGGAGGCGTCATCGACCAGCGCGGAGTAAGCGCCCCCCATGCCGGTCGCCCGCGCGCCCGCGTGAATCTTCTCAAAATACGCGCCGGCCGGACGGGGCGATAACAATACCGCCGGGAAAACAACCAGGAGAACCGTGAAGCAGAGCCGCCTTATTCCTATATTTCGTTCCGCCATCATCGCACCACCGAAAATGCTTTTTGAACCCGGCTTAATCCAGGCTCCAGGACAACACTGATAATGTATATGCCGCCGTGAACATACGAACCGTCTTCGGCCATCCCGTACCAAAGATCCTTTTCTTCATCGTATGGGTCATTCTTTGTGCGCGGATCCCTCTCATATAGTGTGATGACTTCATCTCCCGCCATATCGAATATCCGCGCCGTGATCAGGGCATCCGACTGTTCAAAATTGACATGGAACCGCATGGCGATTCCTTCTTCGGGGGAAGCGATGGGCGAATCGAGAATGAGGTTCTTGAATTTGCACTCGACGCCGCGGACCGGCGGTGTGCGCTTGAATGTGATTCTATCCTTGGGTTCGATGCCGAAATCGGGAACCGCTTCGATGCTGTCTGTGTCGAGGGGCACGATGGCGTAGTTGTCAATGAGGACCTGATCGGAGCTCTCGTTTGTGTGCCCGCAGAAATTATCAGGGGCGGAGTCGGGCCCACCGGTTCCATCGGCGCCGGCGGTGACGACCGCGGCGATTTTGAGAACACTCATGCCGTCGGGGATCACCCAGACATTCGTTCCAAGATCGGGCTGGAACTCCTCCGAGGACAACCCCAAGAAGATCAGCGACCAGGGTATCGCCGCTTCCATCGAGCGGCCCGGTGAACTCTGCTGAAACGTCGCCAAGGTGAGGAAAGATGAAGAGGGAACCTCGGTCACATGATTCGGTCCGTCGTACATCATGAGCCGGGGCTGGGAATTGCCATCCCATGTCGCTAAAAACATCTCCGGCGCAAAATCCTGGGCGAAGACAAAGTTCCTCCGCCATGAATTAAGCTCGGTCATGCCGGTCAGGCCGTTATCGGCCTCTGTCTCGGGGTCGCGATCCGTGACATCGAGCAGAAGAATAACATTATTGTCAAAGATAAACCCGTCAACGGCGACGTAGAGGTTTTGGGCGTCCCAAGTGACCTTGATCTGATTAATGTCGTTGAAGGCGCCCCACTTGGAGTCGTTCGTTGATTCTTCGGCCACGAGGAGATCGGGATTGATGCCAAAAACCGACTCCCCTTCGGTGAACTCTGTCGAGAAACCGTCGATCGACATTCGGGAGGAGAGATTGATCGCCGTTTCGGCATGGGCCCCGCAAGCCGGACAGAGCACTATGAGTAACAGTATGTACAGGAATCTGTTACGCGATCGTTCCTTCATCCGCCCCCCTATCCTTTGAACCCATTTTGCCGGATTCCGGTGTCGGCGCCTTGAGGCTTCCCTGAAAGCATGACTCCGACGTACTATAGGATCCTCTCGGTCTCTCCGGCAAGCGTCTTGCCACGAGGCCGGGCAGAAATCCGACTTTCGGGAAATCCGGGAATCGGGGGATCAGAACCGCAGGAGTGCCTGAAGGGGGGGAGTCATGGCCGCATCAAGGATATCCCGGCTGAATTCCGGCAACCGGTCTTTATACAGTGAATGGAGTGGTTTCTTTTGGCCAGGAAAAATCCTTTGGGGATTTCTTCTGGGAGCGGCCGCGGTCGCCCTTCTTGGATTCGCTATCGGTTCCTCTCAGGCGGTTGATATAACATTTCATTATCAGCCGGTAAACGCGGGGGCGGATGTCTTTCTCGCCGGAACCTTTAATAATTGGTCTCCGACCGCGAACAAGATGACCGACGATAACGGCGACGGTGTCTTTGAATATACAATGGATCTGGCGCCAGGACGGTATGAATACAAATTCGTCGTGAATGGAACCTGGTATGAAGATTTGAGCGCCGGTGAGTTTGTCGATGACACCCATGGCGGCCGAAACTCGATACTCAATGTGGGTGAAGACGGTATCATCGCTCCGCCGCAGGTTTCGCCGGCCGGTACGATAACAACCCCCGCGGGGGCCGATGCCGGCGCCGGACACCCGGTGACCTTTACTTACACACCGATGGTGCCGACGGACAATATCTTTTTGGCGGGTACTTTCAACAACTGGTCGCCGACGGCGATGCGCATGACCGATGCAGACGGCAATAATGTCTACGAATATACGTTGAATCTCGAGCCCGGCCGGTATGAATACAAATTTGTCGTCAACGGCACCTGGTATGAAGACCAGAAGGCCGGTGAGTTTGCCGATGACGGCCTCGGCGGGAAAAACTCGATTCTCAATGTCGGTGAAGGCGGCGTGATTCCCTCCGCAGGCGGCTCAATGGGCGGCGCCATGGGCGAAGGCTCGAGTGCGCCGGCGCCGGAGGGTGTTTTCCAGGTCGCCTTCTCGTACACGCCGGATAAAACGCCGCAGAAGGTCTTTATTGCCGGATCGTTCAATGATTGGTCCGCCACATCGAACCCGATGGCGGACCCCGAGGGTGATGGCACCTATTCCATTAATCTTGTGTTGCCGGGCGGGACGCACAAATACAAATTCGTCGTCGACGGCGTCTGGCTGCACGACCCCAAGGCCGTCGAACAGGTCGATGACGGATTCGGCGGCAGGAATTCCGTGATTCACATCGACGAAAGCTTCAAGAAAATCGATCTGAAAAAGGGAGACGGCAAGATCTTCACCGACGGTATCACGCACTCCTTCTCTCTTTCCGAGCGAAACATGATATCAAACCAAGAAGTCCTCTTCCGTGCGCGCGCTTATACCGGAGACGTCGAATCGGTTTCACTCGCCTGGAGAGCCGATGGCGAGTGGACCAGAGTGCCGATGGAGCGCCTGTCGGGAGACACCGCATTTGACTATTATGAAACAATGCTTTCTTCGGATCAGGATTTGAAGCCCTTTCATTACGCCTTTGTCTATGTTGACGGCAAAACCGAGCTCTGGCTTGGGCCGGATGGCTTTGCCAAGAACGGCTCCTCAATGGCCGGATTCGCTTTTGATCCGGCGACGGTGGAACGTCTAAGAATACCCTTGTGGGTGCGCGACGGCGTCTTCTATCAGATCTTCCCGGAACGCTTTTACAATGGCGACAAGTCAAACGATCCCGATTTCAAGGAATGGTACTATGAGGGGAAAACAAGCCTTCCCCGCGTCGGCCTCTTTGACGGAGAATATTACCATCTCGTCAAGGACTGGTACGATGTCGGCGGTCTCAAAAAAAGCCCCTACCGCTCCGACGGGAATCCCGATTGGTACTCTTTCTACGGGGGTGATATCGCCGGTGTTATGGAGAAAATTCCTTATCTCCAGGATTTGGGTATCACCATTATCTATTTCAATCCGGTTTTTCAGGCCCGCTCAAGCCACAAATACGACACGATCGATTATATGACGGTCGACCCCCATTTTGCCGATGAGGCTCTCTTTAAGAAATTTGTTCAAAAGGCCCACGCCGCGGGAATCCGCATTATTATCGATGTCGTCTTCAATCATACCGGCGACGCCCATTGGGCTTTTCAGGATATTGTCAAGAACGGGCCCGAATCAAAATATTGGAACTGGTACGAATGGAAGAAGTGGCCCCTGCCCGATCCCCGGCCCGCCGATTTCAGAGCGGAGAATTATTACGCCTGCTGGTGGAATTACGGCAGCCTGCCCGATCTGAATTTCGATCTCAGCCTGCCCAATCCGGATGAAAATTCGGTTGTTGATATAGAGAAGGCGACGCCGAATTGGCCGATGATCAATTACCTGCTCGAGTCGACCCGCTACTGGTTCTCAACACTCGATATTGATGGCGTTCGTCTCGATGTACCCAACGAAGCGCCGTTGTGGTTCTGGAAACTCTTCGCCGCCGAAGTCCGCAAGGCGAAGCCCGACTCCTATATCATCGCCGAATTATGGGGTGACGCCTCCGGTTGGATCAGCCCCGATATGGTCGACGCCACGATGAACTACCGTTTCTTCAAGGATCCGGTGATGAAATGGATCGGCAAGGGCGAGGGTTCCGCCGCCGCATTCGACCGCGAGTTGGCGCCGGGGCGTTCGGTTTATGCCCCCCAATCCCAGCAGATTATGATGAACCTCATCGACAGCCATGACACGGTTCGTTTTCTCACCGACGCGGGCAAGGATATCCGTCGTCTCATGCTGGCCGCTGTCTTCCAGATGACGTATGTCGGCACACCGCACATCTACTATGGCGACGAGGTCGCGATGGAAGGGAACAAAGATCCCGACTGCCGGCGGCCGTTCTATTGGAAATACGCCGAGGAAGGCCGCCGCGTTATCCTTCGCGATCATTACCAGAAGCTCATAAAAATCCGGCGTAACCTTCCCGTGCTGCGCCGGGGATCGTTTAGTACAATCCTGGCCGAAGGTCAAACCCTCGCCTATCTTCGCAGTGATCCCGACGCTCTGATCCTTGTCGTCTTGAACAATGCCGACAAAATGATCGAGGTGTCGATTCCACTCGGCGGAATCGATCGGATAAAAACGGGCGCGACCTTTGAGAATCTCATGGGAGGCGGCACATTAAAGATGGACGGCTCGATACTCAAGGTCAAAGTTGATCCGATTTCAGGTACTATTTTCAAGCTGATGCCCTAAGCGCCGTGAATCGGCTTTTGTTCAAACGATGGCATCAAGCTCGGATGGCGGCGATGGCGGCCCGGTTCGCCTTCGCCTGGATCCTCATCGGCTTTTTCACCGCCGGCGCCCTGGCCGCTGAGCCGGATATCATCTCCGAATCGAGAACGGAGCTTCAAATGAGTTCATCCATTGAATTCAATGTTGATTCTCTGGCCATCGTGGTGACGCGGGATCATCCCCGGGAGTTTATCTATACCGACAAGGGTGCGGCCCACCTCGCCGGTGAAGCGGTGGGACCCGATACCCGGAGTTATCACGGCTTTTACATTGCGATGCATGAGATCCTGGATGGATGGTCGCTGCGTCTCGAAAACGGCGCCGAGATCGGACCGGAAACATCGCTCTCGGCGACCGTCTGGCCCGACCGGATCGAGCGCCTGCACCGGCTTCCCGGCGGACAGCTGGTCACCGAGGTGATCACCCTCTTCGACCGCTCCAACGGTTTTCGCGTGCTCTACCAGAATGTTCCCGCGGGCCGGTTTGAATTGATCCCCCGCGTCGACATGCGTTTTCTTTGGAGTACCGGGCAACCGGAATACCGGATCGAATGGCGGGACGGATTTCTGCTCATCGCGCGCGAGGATGAAATCGCATCGACCCAGCCGCTGGATCATCCCCCATGGTTGGCGATCGCCGTCAAGGGCGCCGAAGAATTCCGCGAAAAGGGAACCTATCACAAAACAATTTATCCCAAAGACGCGGCCCGGAGGGCGATGGGCGAGGCCTTCCCCTACATACCCGGCAGGATCACGGGCAGGATTCCCCCGCCGGTCCCGGAGGCCGATATCGAGATCATCTTCGCCGCCGACGTCACGGCCGATGCGGCCGCCGCAAGCGCCCGGCGCTTGCGGGCCGACGCTGATCGACTGGCTCAAGCGCGCCGGGATCGCCTCACGGACCTCATTCAAAACGCGCGCATTCAAACCGGCGTCGAGAAAGACGACCATGCTTTGGCTTGGGCGCGGATCTCCCTCGACAACCTGATCATGAATCAGCGCGGCGCCGGAATTTATGCCGGCTTTTACTGGTTCACAACCTATTGGGGACGGGATACCTTTATTGTTCTCCCCGGCGCTTGTATAACCAATGGCGATTTCAGTACCGCCGAAACAGTGCTGCGATCCTTCGCCACATTCCAAGCGACCGATCCCAACAACCCACACGAGGGACGCCTGCCCAACTTTGTCACGGTCGAGCAGGTTCAGTTTGCGGGGATCGACGGCACCTGGTGGTTTGTTCGCGCCCTCGACGAACTTTGGCGCCGATCAGGCTGGGATGATTTTGCGCGCGAGATGACGCCCGTCGTTCTCCGCGCCGTCGAGGGGGCGTTGCGCCATGCCGTCGATGAGCATGGTTTCCTACAACACGGCGACGGCGAAACATGGATGGACGCCGGCGGCGAAGCCCATCCCTACTCACCGCGGGGGAACCGGGCCATAGAAGTGCAGGCGCTCTTTCACCGCGGTCTCCTTACAGCTTCGCGATTGGCCGCACGCTTCTCCGACGATGCCGAACTGTCTTCCCGCTATCAACATCGCGCGGATCAACTCGCAGCGAACTTCCATCAGTATTTCACGGCGGATGATCATTTCACCGACCATCTGAATCCCGACGGCTCGCAGGATACTCAAATCCGTCCCAATGCCTTGTTGGCGGTGATGGCGTCACCGACATTGTTCAGCGATGATCAACGCCGGATGATCACACGGCGCGCGGCGGAATATCTCGTGAAACCCTGGGGGATCCTTTCGTTGAATGAAGAGGATCCCGCTTTTCATCCAAAACATCTCGATCTTGCGAACTACTATTACGATGAAGCCTATCACAATGGCGACATTTGGCTTTGGCTGTCGGGCCCGTATGTCTCGGCCGGCGCCGATCCCCGTGCGGCCTTCGGCCAGACGCGGATGCTTCTCGACGAGATTATGGATGAGGGCGCCGTGGGAACACTCCAAGAGATCCGCGATGGCGCCCGTGCGAGCTCCAATGATGAGTTCGGCGGCGCCACCAGCCAGGCCTGGTCGCTTTCAGAGTTGTTGCGAACCATCGCCGACGATTACATGGGCCTCTCCGTCGATCTCACGCAGGATCCGCCGCATGTCAGCGTGATGCCCAATCTCCCCGATGAATGGCCCGGCTTATCGATGAGAACACGCATCGGGGTTCATGATGTGCTCGTTGAGTGCCGCCGGGGATCCGACGGTGATGCCGACGAGGTCACTCTGACTTTCGACCACCTGCTTCCGGAGGATTGGAAGATCGAGATGAAAGGCGGCGGGAAAATGATGATCAAATCCGCCAAACAAGCGCCTTCGCAAGAAAAATAGATTCTCTTTAGGTAATCCTCAGGTTCCGCTGACTCCAATGTTTATATAATAAGGGTATAGACGACATACCGTGCTTCGGCTTGGACCCAACGACCCAAACGAAAGGAGCTTCCGGATGCGTTTCAGCACTCCTTTGCTGTCCGCCCTTCTACTCATAGGGGTCTGGTTGCCGGCCGCCCATGCCGGAACCCGCGAATACGCCGTCGAGGTCAGCGCCGTTGTCCAGGATTCCCCGCCCAGGATAGATCTCTCCTGGCCGGCCGATCCGACAGCGCCCGAGATCTTCATCTATCGAAGAACAGAAGGGGATTCTTCCTGGTCCGCTCCGATCGCCCACCTCGACGGCAGCGCCACCAGTTTCACGGATTCCGATGTCATCTGTGGCAGGGGTTATGAATACGCATTCCGCAAGACGCTCGGATTCTTTTCAGACACGATTCAGGTACCCAATGGATCCGATCTCACCTTTGCCATTTATGACGCCTGGCACGACGGAATGTGCTGCTACCACGGCCTGGGGGCCTATGAAGTCGCCGGATGCGGCGTCGTCTACGCCGCAGGAGGAAGTTTCGGAGCAGAGGAAATCACCGCCTTCACATTGGGTAGCCCGGAGGAACCGTGCAACGAGTTGATTGTTAACGTGACCCTTGATGTTTATGGACAAGAGACCACCTGGCGGCTCAGCGAAGAGGCCTCGGGAGCGGTGCTGGCCGAGGGCGGGCCCTACGCCCCGCCGCACTTCGGCCATCTTTTTGCCGGCATTAAGTACCCGGCGATTGAGAATCGTGGAACGATCCTCCTACTGGTAGAGGAATCACTGAGTGCACCGCTCGCGGACAGGCTTCAGCGGCTTGAAATGGACCTGATAGCCGATGGCTACCAGGTGCGCCGCCGCACGGTCAACCGCAACGACGAGGTGCCCGCCGTCAAAGCGCTCATCCTGGCGGAGCGGGCCGGCGACCCAAGCATGGAAACACTCTTCCTCCTCGGGCGCATTCCTGTCCCTTATTCCGGAAACATCATGGAACATAGCGATCACTGCGGGGCGTGGCCGGCCGACACTTACTACGGCGAACTGGACGGAACATGGACCGACCTGTCGGTGAACAATACGACCGCCTCCCGGCCGGAGAATCACAATATCCCGGGTGACGGCAAGTTCGATCAGACTTTTCTTCCCTCGGATATGGATTTGCAGGTCGGGAGAGTGGATCTGGCCAATATGTCGGTCTTTGCAGAGGATGAACAGGCGCTTATCGCGCGCTATCTGGATAAGAACCACGCTTTCCGCGCGGGCCAGCAAACCACCATCCGCCGGGGTCTGATCGACGACAATGTCGGGGAACTCTATGGATTGGCTCCCGCCGCAACGGGGTGGCGTTATTTCACCGGCCTCTTCGGCGCCGGCGCGGTGTCTGAGGGGGATTTCTTTCCAACGCTCGAGAGCGAGAGCTACTTGTGGTGCTACGGATGTGGAGCGGGGAGTTATACAAGTTGCGCCGGGGTGGGCACATCTTATGACTTCGCAACGCGGCCTGTTACTTCCGTCTTCACCTCTCTCTACGGGAGTTATTTCGGGGACTGGGATTCAACCAACAACCTTCTACGCGCCATGTTGGGCGCGCAGGGGCAGCCGCTTGTCTGCGTCTATTCCGGCCGGCCCAATTGGCACCTTCATCATATGGCATTGGGTCATTCGATCGGGTATAGCACCAGATTGACACAGAACAATATCAATCAGTATACCAGCAGTGATTGCATCCGGCAGGTTCCCACCGCGTTGATGGGCGATCCGACACTCAAGCTTCACGTGCTGGCCTCCCCCTCTCAATTGCAAACCACCATACTGCCCGGCGAACAAGTGGAATTGACCTGGACTTCGGCGGGTAGCGGCCTGGAAGGGTATCACATCTATCGCGCGCCATCGATCCGCGCCGCATTTGAACGTATCAATGAGACCCCGGTCGATGGGCTCACCTGGATCGACGCATCTCCCTCGGAGGGGATGAATGTCTATATGGTGCGGGCCATAAAGTTGGAAACCAGCGGCAGCGGAACATACTACAACCTGAGCCCAGGGACATTTGACTCGCTGAATGTTTCATCCTCGGTCGATGAGACATTGTTCGGCGCCGGCACAATCCGCAATTTCCCAAATCCTTTTGTGGAAGGCACGGTTCTGCACTTTGATCAGCCCCAGGCATCCCGCGGATTAATAAGAGTCTTCAATGTGACCGGCGGCCTGGTGCGCACTTTGTTTGATGGAGAGCTGACAGCCGGCAAGCAGAGCATTGCTTGG is drawn from Candidatus Eisenbacteria bacterium and contains these coding sequences:
- a CDS encoding T9SS type A sorting domain-containing protein, with the translated sequence MRFSTPLLSALLLIGVWLPAAHAGTREYAVEVSAVVQDSPPRIDLSWPADPTAPEIFIYRRTEGDSSWSAPIAHLDGSATSFTDSDVICGRGYEYAFRKTLGFFSDTIQVPNGSDLTFAIYDAWHDGMCCYHGLGAYEVAGCGVVYAAGGSFGAEEITAFTLGSPEEPCNELIVNVTLDVYGQETTWRLSEEASGAVLAEGGPYAPPHFGHLFAGIKYPAIENRGTILLLVEESLSAPLADRLQRLEMDLIADGYQVRRRTVNRNDEVPAVKALILAERAGDPSMETLFLLGRIPVPYSGNIMEHSDHCGAWPADTYYGELDGTWTDLSVNNTTASRPENHNIPGDGKFDQTFLPSDMDLQVGRVDLANMSVFAEDEQALIARYLDKNHAFRAGQQTTIRRGLIDDNVGELYGLAPAATGWRYFTGLFGAGAVSEGDFFPTLESESYLWCYGCGAGSYTSCAGVGTSYDFATRPVTSVFTSLYGSYFGDWDSTNNLLRAMLGAQGQPLVCVYSGRPNWHLHHMALGHSIGYSTRLTQNNINQYTSSDCIRQVPTALMGDPTLKLHVLASPSQLQTTILPGEQVELTWTSAGSGLEGYHIYRAPSIRAAFERINETPVDGLTWIDASPSEGMNVYMVRAIKLETSGSGTYYNLSPGTFDSLNVSSSVDETLFGAGTIRNFPNPFVEGTVLHFDQPQASRGLIRVFNVTGGLVRTLFDGELTAGKQSIAWDGTGAKGHRLPSGLYFCTLTAGGQTQSRRMTLLK